A genome region from Erigeron canadensis isolate Cc75 chromosome 3, C_canadensis_v1, whole genome shotgun sequence includes the following:
- the LOC122594360 gene encoding protein BIG GRAIN 1-like A, with protein sequence MYGWNHKSLTQNNSRQNTQNPSFSSSLLDEIYCSMDVGVEKSGESKLREDNVTKKKSHVSGGGGRGRGSSAVEDEGIASLRRAFLVQKWLEMIANAKNLTHRKRSSSLPDSDRKSVIDNDPFFFGSVLSPCDTSSDSFGFYESRPQKPSCFGPFKPKHVKDNKKHDQHLEFGGYCSENNQTRVDHGGLIKSKARALKIYANLKKVRQPISPGGRLTTFLNSLFTNGHHINKKPRDLNNDKKIETISKSTHGSTCSSASSFTRSCLSKNSPRTREKLNNGIRRTVRFYPISVIIDEDCRPCGEKIICDEKDLMKVHVTSMTQNFDDQEEEDDYNDDDTTSDTSSDLFELDHLSILQECEELPVYGTTHFHTNCAIANGLIC encoded by the coding sequence atgtatgGTTGGAATCATAAATCACTGACACAAAACAATTCAAGACAAAACACCCAAAACCCATCTTTTTCTTCAAGTCTTCTTGATGAAATTTATTGTTCAATGGATGTCGGTGTTGAAAAATCCGGTGAGTCTAAGCTCCGGGAAGATAatgttacaaagaaaaaaagccACGTGAGTGGAGGGGGTGGTAGAGGAAGAGGAAGTAGTGCGGTGGAAGATGAAGGAATAGCGAGTCTCCGGCGAGCTTTTTTGGTTCAAAAATGGTTGGAGATGATAGCGAATGCAAAGAACTTGACACATAGAAAAAGGTCATCATCGTTACCGGATTCTGATAGAAAATCGGTAATTGATAATGACCCGTTTTTCTTTGGTTCTGTCTTGAGCCCATGTGATACGAGCTCTGACTCATTTGGTTTCTACGAGTCTAGGCCGCAGAAACCTTCTTGTTTTGGCCCTTTCAAGCCAAAACAtgtaaaagataataaaaaacatGATCAACATTTAGAGTTTGGTGGTTATTGTTCAGAAAATAACCAAACTAGAGTTGATCATGGGGGTTTAATTAAGTCAAAAGCTCGAGCATTGAAGATATATGCAAACTTGAAGAAGGTAAGGCAACCAATTTCACCAGGAGGCCGGCTAACAACATTTCTTAACTCTCTTTTTACAAATGGGCATCATATCAATAAGAAACCGAGAGATTTGAATAATGACAAAAAGATCGAAACAATATCAAAATCGACACATGGGTCTACTTGTTCTTCGGCTTCTTCATTTACAAGATCATGTTTAAGTAAAAATTCTCCACGAACAAGGGAAAAGCTAAACAATGGGATCCGAAGGACGGTTAGATTTTACCCCATTAGTGTAATCATTGATGAAGATTGTCGTCCATGTGGTGAAAAAATTATTTGTGATGAAAAGGATCTTATGAAGGTCCATGTAACGTCGATGACTCAAAACTTTGATGACCAAGAGGAAGAAGATGATTATAATGACGATGATACGACAAGTGATACAAGCTCAGACTTATTTGAGCTTGATCACTTGTCTATTCTTCAGGAATGTGAAGAACTTCCTGTTTATGGAACGACCCATTTTCACACGAATTGTGCAATTGCTAACGGGTTAATTTGCTAG